GGCTTCAAGTTCCCCGCCTTGAAGGCGGCGGCCCCCAGCGTATGGCTGTCGCGGCGCATGAACATGGAGATGATCATCTCCGCCTCGATCCGTAGCCGCTCCTCGAGGGTGCGACCGGGGCCCCGCAGCACGGTCTCCTTGTCGCTGCGGATGGCGCCCTGCGGCAGGGCTGCGATCTCGTGAGCCAACTCCTGGGCGCGCGCCAAGGCCTCACCCTTCGGGACGATTTCGTTGACGAGCCCGATCTGTTGGGCCTCGTTCACGCCCACTCGCCGCCCGGTGATGATCATTTCCATCGCCCGGGAGAATCCGACGATCAGGGGTAGCCGTGCCGTGAGACCATCCCCACCGACGATGTTCCATCGCCGCTCCGTCGCGCCGAACTCTGCGTTCTCCGCAGCGATTCGGATATCCGCCAGCAGGGCCGTCTCCAGACCCGCGGCGAACGCGTGGCCGTTCACTGCCGCGATGACCGGCTTGAAGATATCGACCTTGCGGGTGTAGCCGCAGGCTCCGGGCAGGCTGTAGAGCTCCCGTCGATAGCGATCGAAATCACCCAGCTCCTCGAGTTCGGATGCATCCTGAAGATCCCAGCCGGCACAGAAAGTCGTCTCGCCTGCGCCCGTGATGACGAGGACGAAGGCGTCGTCATCGTCCCTGAAGCGCTGCCAGGCATGATGAAGCTCCTCATTCATCTTCCGGCTGATGGCGTTGCGCTGGTCGGGGCGATCGTAGGTGAGCGTGACCACGTGGTCGTCCTGCTCGTACGTAAGCGTCTCGTAGTTCATGCCTTCTCCCTTGTCGG
Above is a genomic segment from bacterium containing:
- a CDS encoding enoyl-CoA hydratase, producing the protein MNYETLTYEQDDHVVTLTYDRPDQRNAISRKMNEELHHAWQRFRDDDDAFVLVITGAGETTFCAGWDLQDASELEELGDFDRYRRELYSLPGACGYTRKVDIFKPVIAAVNGHAFAAGLETALLADIRIAAENAEFGATERRWNIVGGDGLTARLPLIVGFSRAMEMIITGRRVGVNEAQQIGLVNEIVPKGEALARAQELAHEIAALPQGAIRSDKETVLRGPGRTLEERLRIEAEMIISMFMRRDSHTLGAAAFKAGNLKPEWPNHGL